A region of the Apium graveolens cultivar Ventura chromosome 6, ASM990537v1, whole genome shotgun sequence genome:
CTTCAGGTTGAGGGAAGGACTGTCAAGGCACAAATCTGGGATACTGCAGGGCAGGAACGATACAGAGCAATAACCAGTGCCTATTACAGGGGGGCATTAGGAGCACTTTTGGTGTATGACGTAACCAAGCCAACAACGTTTGAAAATGTGAGCCGGTGGTTAAAGGAGCTTAGAGATCATGCCGATTCCAACATTGTAATAATGCTTATAGGCAACAAGACTGATCTGAAGCATCTGAGGGCTGTTGCCACCGAGGACGCTCAAGGTTTTGCTGAAAAAGAAGGTCTTTCATTTATAGAAACTTCTGCTCTAGAAGCAACAAATGTTGAGAAGGCTTTCCAGACAATTCTTGCAGAAATCTACAGGATAATCAGTAAAAAGTCACTTTCCTCAAACGAGGCAGCTCCTACTACCATCAAAGAGGGGCAGACTCTTGTTGTTGGGGCTCAGGAGTCCAACACAAAGAAACCTTGTTGCTCTTCCTCTTAG
Encoded here:
- the LOC141667626 gene encoding ras-related protein RABA2a, yielding MARRPDEEYDYLFKVVLIGDSGVGKSNLLSRFTRNEFCLESKSTIGVEFATRTLQVEGRTVKAQIWDTAGQERYRAITSAYYRGALGALLVYDVTKPTTFENVSRWLKELRDHADSNIVIMLIGNKTDLKHLRAVATEDAQGFAEKEGLSFIETSALEATNVEKAFQTILAEIYRIISKKSLSSNEAAPTTIKEGQTLVVGAQESNTKKPCCSSS